In Camelina sativa cultivar DH55 chromosome 13, Cs, whole genome shotgun sequence, the genomic window TATAGTATTCAGCAAatacttcttcctcttcatctgaCCATTCAAGAAGACCTTCTTGGAACTGAAGTGTTTCAAAAATCGTTTGTGGAAAGATCACACATCGGGTAGCATCATTCCAACTCATGTCCATAATTTGACCATAAATCAATTGACCAAGATCAAATCGGATACCTGGAACAATCTTGTATACTACTTGAGCATGTTTGACGGAAGGATGACTCCTATGAACAGATGGAACCCAATTATAGGCTGCCAACATCATGAGAGCTGCAACTTCTCCAGGCAAATCCTTAACTTTTCATTCTGACCATGCAAACTTGTCTCTTCCACTTAGAACTTCTGCAAGTTCATCTTTACTCAGCTTATCTATTGCTGCACTTGCTGTCTTCTCTGCCTTAGTCAATGGAGGAAGGTTAAATGCCTGATTGATAGCATTGGGTGAAAACTCATACCAATTTCTCTCACAAAAACTTGTACACCATCCCTAGCTCTCCTATTTGGCAAGTTTGTATAAAACTCACAAATAACCTCTTAGACATAAATAGAAGGATTTTGAACTGTACCTTGTAACCCTGGGACACTACCTTCTCTATGAACCCAAATTCATCAGTTTGGGATATATCAAGTTGTCTTTCGGCTGTAAAATTCCTAGAAAATATCTTAGAATATCTTGTTTGAGCCGCCTTGGAGACAAACAGATCTGATTGAAATCTGGATTTTGCTCGAACATTTCTAGTACTTGGTTCTTTCGGTCTCGATCGCTTTGAAATAGAAGCAGACTTCTCCTGTTTAATCGACATAACAGCTTTATGTTTCTTACTCCTCTGCTTCTCTTTGTGCTACTCAATCTGCTCTTGTACATAGATCCCTTCATATCCGAACTCCTCATCAGCCTCCGACTCTATATCCTGATCCTTCTGTTTGCCAATGAATTCTATCTCATCGTCAATAGAATTCTCTTCTTGGGATTCATCCATTCCTTCATCCACTTGATTCTTCCCCGATTCGTTCTTAGATGAATCATCATCACTGTCACATCCATATGGCACAATCCTTGGCTGAAATTTTTCAGCATCACTCGACTCAACAACTAATTGAGGTCGATCAGCAACACCATCGCCTCGAGACATgcttgatttctttctttttgcccCAAACCGCTTCGAGTTACCCTCAccattttttagggttttcttcataaaattttgttcgACTCACACCAAATTGTAGAGACTCttcatcttttccttattttcttatatttgcaAATCATAAAAATGTCCGCTCATATCTCGAGAATATCTTTTCCAATATCTCAGCCATTCAACTCGGTTTTCACTAAACCACaaccaaaattaataaatcaaacatCTTCATGATTAGATTTGAGTCATACCAACTTTTGAAACCTATCTCCTCGTGTACCAGCTTTAATCCTGTGAGTGATTTACATCTCACAAACTCCAATCAAATTTCTCAAAGTTGAAAACCGATTAAAATCTAATGCTTTGGTGAAAATATCTGCTAGCTGATCTTCAGTATCAACATGCTCAAtcaaaacttgttttctttcaacCAATTCTCTAATAAAGTGATTTCTCACATCAATGTGCTTGGTTCTTGAGTGTTGAAATGGATTCTTAGAAATATCAATGGCACTCTTATTGTTACAATACACTTGTAACACTCCTGAATCCATACCATATTCTGCTGACATCTGCTTCATCCACAATAATTGAGTACAACAACTCCCCATTGCTATATATTCTGATTCAGCAGTTGACAAAGAcactgaattttgtttcttacttagCCAAGATATTAGATTATtgccaagaaaaaaacatcctCCACTAGTGCTTTTTCGATCTGTTACACTTCCTGCATAATCTGCATCACAATATCCAACCAAGCCTTTGTTTGATCCTTTAGAATACCAGATTCCAACATCAACAGACCCTTTAACATACTTGATAATTCGCTTGACTACTTCAAGATGCGATTGCTTGGGCTTAGACTGATACCTCGCACACATCCCCACACTAAAACATAAATCTGGTCTGCTAGCAGTAAGATACAACAAGCTCCCAATCATTCCTCTGTATTGCTTCACATTTACATCCTTACCATCAATATCTTTTGATAATTTCAACGAAGTACTCATAGttatctttgcttctttgcactTATCCATATGAAATTTCTTGAGAAGTTGTCTAGCATATGTACTCTGAGAAATAAATGTTCCTTAATCTGACTATGTAATCTGTAATCCAAGAAAATACTTCAGCTCTCCAACCagactcatctcaaattcttgtgTCATATTCTCCACAAAGCAATCCACCAATTTCTCGGATGTActtccaaaaataatatcatcaacatatatttgAACCATCATGATGTCATCTTATTGTACTAAGACAAACAATGTCTTGTCCACACTACCTCTGTCGTAGCCTTTTTCCATGAGAAACCTAGTCAGCTGTTCATAccaagctcttggagcttgCTTCAAGCcataaagtatttttttttttttaacttgtataCATAATCAGGTCTAACTGGATCTTCAAACCCTTTGGGTTGTTCAACATACACTTCTTCTTGTAGAATCCCATTCAAGAAAGCactcttgacatccatctgAAATACTTTGAAGTTTAGAATACAAGCCATTCCTAGAAACAATCTTATAGGTTCAAGTCTTGCCACTGGAGCAAACGTTTCTTCAAAATCCACTCCTTCAATCTGAGTATACCCTTTTGCAACTAACCTTGCTTTATTGCGAACAACAACTCCACTTTCATCTatcttgtttttgaaaatccatTTGGTCCCAATGATATTTACATCAATTGGTCTACGTACCAACTCCCAAACATCATTACGCTCAAACTGTTCCAGTTCTTCCTCCATAACAATAATCCAAAAATCATCCTGAACAGCTTCTATGTGGTTCTTTGGTTCAATCATTGACACAAAACACTCATAGAAAATTGTTTCTAGAGTTGCAAAGTGACTTGTCATCTTCTTAAAATCAATCTGAACCCCTCGAGTCTtcattttctcattcaaatctCCAATGACATCAGATGCATAGTGATTCTTATGTACTTGTAGTTctgaagatttttctttttctttgcataGCTTTTCTTCAAGCTGATCTACTTTTGCAGACAAAACCAGCTTTTCTTTCATCAGATCCAGCGAGTCTTTACAATCTTTTTCTCATCCACCAACTCATTCTGTAAGTATATCACCAATGCCTCAAGACCAAGTTTTTCTTTGATCAATCCTTGATTTTCCTTTCCTAGAGCAATAAGTGTTTCTCGCACTTCTTTAAAGTTTTGAACAATATCAAGAACTTCTTCACCTTCTAATTCTGAATCAGTTAACTCTTCTTCGTTTTCAAACTCAGTGATTCCCACCACAGCCACTAAATTTATGAGCTCTTCTTCACTGTTGCTATCATTATCTGAATCATTCAATACTGATCATAGAATTTTCCTTCCTACCTTTAGGATTACCTACACAATCATCATGTGTATGTCCAATACCCTTGCAGATTGTACACTTGGCATCTCTTAACCTGATCATGGGACATTCACGGATAAAGTGTCCAAAGCCCTTACATTCATGACACTGCATATCAGCCTTTTTGTCTTCACTAGTTTTCTTGAATGAACTAGTCTTCTTTTGACCTTGACCTTGTTCTATCCTTCTTAACACCCGATCAAACCTTCTTACTAGCAGGCTCACAGCATCCTCTTCTCCTTGATCAGTCACGTTTTTACTAACAGCTAGTGCTTTCCCTTTAGGTTTCTTAATTCCATTAAGTTTCATCTCGTGTGTTTGGAGCATTCCAACCACTTCACCATAACTGAGAATGTCTAAGTCATGAGACACAGATAAAGCTGTCTTGTATCCCATGAATCTTGAAGGAAGACACCTTAAAACTTTTATGACTAACTTCTAGTCCTTATAAGTTTTTCCAAGAGTTAAGGCTTCTTGTGCTAGAGCACTTAACTTTGAACTAAAATCtgaaattgattcatgttccTCCATCCTTAGATTCTCGAATCTAGAAGCCAACATGTCTTTTCTCGAACTCTGCATTTTTGTGGTACCTTCATAATGAATCTGGATAATATTCCATGCTTCCTTAGCAGTTTCACATCCCTTAATTAATTCGAACTGTTTTCTTCCAACACTGCAATGGATAGCGCTTAATGCTTGAGAATTATACTtagatctcttttgttcttcatcagtCCAGTCTGCCTCGGGTTTAGGTATATATAAGCTTGCTTGATTCATCCTTGATCGTCGGTTCCTCCCACTTTTCGAGAACAGTTTTCCAAGCAAGACGATCAATACCTCCTATTATGGATTTGATCCTTGACTTCCAAAACCCATAGTTCCCATCATCCAAGAAAACTTTATTGTTGTTGATCAGATCTTCGTAGCTCTCCATCTTGTCCACATAATCTCACCTGTAGTATTCCGAACAAGtgatgctctgataccaattgaaagtgTAAGAACTTATGATttgaacaagaaacaaagatttattaaaactcttattttgattaatagaaaatctgtttacaagtttgttctaaacaattttctattcTCCCAAAACTCTCTTAAAGAAGCCTTTAAGCTCTCTCTAAGTTttagctcttttctttcttcaaagactaaaacttagtaGGTAGGTAaactctctcttgtttgtgctaaagCTCAACCTAGCCTTAGCACCCCTATTTATAGATCTAGGTATCGACTATTCAATTAGCAAACTACCTAatctaattctaataggaattggacaatttcGTTTTTCTTTATAGATtaggaaattattttttttcttcatatttacATTTCTGTTGTAAACGTGAAACTCTCTTATGTTCTAGATACTTCTATCACCTTCTATCACCTTCTAATCCTTCATGAAGCCTCCTGCTTCTAGATCTTTTCTTGTCACGCACCGACATAAATAACttgaaattatgtttttgtattaGTGTCATGTCCTTGTGAAGTAGTTCATCCACTTGTTCAAATGGTGTATCTtcgtatttatatattaatatacaaattttgtgaaattttaagatgaaagaagatggatcacaaattcaagatttaaaaaaaaaacgaattttgaTCACATTTtcattaagtatatatatatatttgctttgaCGTATGTAATGGGTATAATGATTTAACAGCTCGATTGGCAGGTCAACGAATCAACCGTGCTCTAAACGTTGTAtattttttcatgtttagataagacttcaaatcaatttaaaagaTCAGAAAATCATATACAGTCAttattttttcatgtttattCATTTACACTCATACAAACCATTgacaatttagtttttgtttagatAGATAATACGACACTTGTACACCTCTTCACTACAACTAAATAATACAATTACGCAAGTGTTACTTTACAAATGTTGCCGTAAGTATAACGGCTAAAAATATACGAGAATGACGTCACCATGGCCGACGTCACACCTCAATGTTCCTAGATTACTTAAACTATATATCTGTACCCATATACACATTAAACGTTACAATTGTTCATATTATGAAAGATTGACATTTCCAAACTGCCTAACCATGGCGGCTTCTGCAACATCTAAGCTCTTAGTGTCTGATTTTGACTCGTCCATTAGCCATGTCCCTCCAAACTACGTCCGACCCATCTCGGACCGTCCGAACTTGTTGGATGTTGAGAGTTCCGGCGATTCAATTCCTCTGATCGATCTCCGGGAGCTCCATGGACCTAATCGAGCCGAGATTGTCCATCAACTTGCTAACGCAAGTTCTACTTATGGTTTCTTCCAGGTAACTCctcatttagttttgttttgtttcatttttactATTTGTTATCCTTAAAATTCACTATGCTACttggttttcaaaaaaattcgTGTTGATTATGTAACAGATCAAGAATCACGGAGTACCGGATAAAACAATAGATCAAATGCTAGCCGTTGCTAGAGATTTTTTCCATCAACCGGAGAGCGAAAGAGTCAAACATTATTCCGCAGACTCAACAAAGACGACGAGAGTGTCCACCAGTTTTAATGTCAGCGCAGACAAGGTCTTGAACTGGAGAGACTTCCTTAGACTTCATTGCTTTCCCATTAAAGATTTCATTCAAGAATGGCCTTCTAGTCCCGATTCCTTCAAAGAAGTCACAGCTGAATATGCCACGAGCGTAAGAGCTTTGATCTTGACACTTCTTGAGGCCATCTCAGAGAGCTTAGGCCTTGAAAGCGACCATATAAGCAATATATTACGCCAACATGCTCAACACATGGCCTTTAACTACTATCCGCCATGTCCCGAGCCCGAGCTTACCTACGGACTTCCCGAACATAAAGACCCAACCGTTATCACGGTCCTTCTTCAAGACCAAGTCTCTGGTTTGCAAGTCTTTAAGGATGACAAGTGGTTTTCTGTTAATCCAATTCCCAACACTTTCACCGTCAACATCGGCGACCAAATGCAGGTTTGGTAATCAAAACGAATAAaaacttttggtttaatttttaattatataatttttggttaaaattctTCTGTTTTATGTGGTTGTGTCTCCTCGTTTTAGGTTATAAGTAATGACAAATACAAGAGTGTGATCCACAGAGCCGTTGTAAACACCGAGAGGGAGCGATTATCGATTCCAACATTCTATTTCCCTTCGACAGATGCAGTGATTGGTCCAGCAAACGAGCTGATCAATGAACAAGAATCTCTTGCTGTTTACAGAACCTTCCCATTTGTAGAGTATTGGGACACGTTTTGGAACAGATCACTCGCTACTGCGAGCTGTCTTGACGCCTTCAAAGCTTCAACAACCTAAAGAAAGTCTACTTTGTGTggaatcaaaaaataaaatcatctcTATTCGATCTCTTTAATAAGGGTTTTGTACAAATTATTTTTCCAAATGGAAAATgcaaatcaatcatataaaatcaaaagtaataCGCAATATAAGCCTTATACatatcttttacatgttttcaGAGTCACATACAttagattattaaaattctaaatatagaTTTCCACTCCTCGAggactttaatttgatatattgtgcgttaatattttaaaaatttacagtAAAGAAACATGTTATTTTTTAGAGATAGGCTTCCAGGTTTTACTCGCTCAAAACTCATTTAATAGGGACGGTGCAAGATCAGTTTGTTTCTTATGAATGTTAGCAAATGttctttaaaaaatacattaagACAAAACTATCACCACTAGACATATCTtttcaaactatatataaacgTACGATAGAATCTTAtcttctaaaattataaaaagccTTTGTTGAGTTGTTCCACAGCTTTTCACAAAGCTTCATATGCtcataaaattgtttttagaCAAGTGGCCCGTTGATGTCCACGGGTTTTGGCCCCACCACAAGTTCGTAACAACCATATTTATAATTGGGTTGGCCAAAATCATCGAGGGTCGTACGTTGGAATCAGTGGGACGACggaaggttctttttttttttttttgtaaagagtTAATTAAATGCTTAAGATTTGCCaaagatattaacaaaaaaagatttgtcaAAGATAGGTTACGTGAGCTTGGGACCAAAAGTAGTGGCAAAGAAGTGGTGTGGATGATTGGTTCGGCTTATGTTGGAGCATTAACTTTTTTTGCTATCCGGAGTTGCACTGCGTGACCTCATGAGGTAAATCGCAATTGGAGCATTAACTTGTTTGCTAAGCTTATTTTTTTCACTTCCTTGGGAAACAAGATTTAGCATTAATTTTTCATCTTTGTGTTTGTCTCATCTGtatgttataatttttcatgtttgagtatatttaattttacttgGGAAATAGAGGAATTATAGTtcaaaacaattttacaaaaagcctgaaatgtttgtttttgtctcaATATAAGGGAAAAAAGCACGTGGGATGTTTTGTAATGTGTGTCTAGATGCAATGGTGATGGATCGAAATCGGGAAGAATCTTCCTGTGGATACAGTTATCATGAGAATTGTATTGTGCAATGGTTAAGCACaacaaacactacaagaaaacctgcTTTTAGCGACTACCACGTGTGA contains:
- the LOC104737052 gene encoding protein DMR6-LIKE OXYGENASE 1; this encodes MAASATSKLLVSDFDSSISHVPPNYVRPISDRPNLLDVESSGDSIPLIDLRELHGPNRAEIVHQLANASSTYGFFQIKNHGVPDKTIDQMLAVARDFFHQPESERVKHYSADSTKTTRVSTSFNVSADKVLNWRDFLRLHCFPIKDFIQEWPSSPDSFKEVTAEYATSVRALILTLLEAISESLGLESDHISNILRQHAQHMAFNYYPPCPEPELTYGLPEHKDPTVITVLLQDQVSGLQVFKDDKWFSVNPIPNTFTVNIGDQMQVISNDKYKSVIHRAVVNTERERLSIPTFYFPSTDAVIGPANELINEQESLAVYRTFPFVEYWDTFWNRSLATASCLDAFKASTT